DNA from Chloroherpetonaceae bacterium:
GTTCTTTGATAAAAAGAAGTTTTCCAACGGAACAAAGAATCCCTGTTTCCTCTAAGACTTCTCGTTTAACCCCATTTTCAATACTCTCTCCAAATTCTAAAGCACCTCCCGGCAATATCCACGCTTCCTCAGGAAAGTGCTTGTTGTTAAAAAATCGTTTGTGCTTTACAAGTGCAATCGAATTTCCATTTTGCAAAATTCCGCAAACGCGCAGTCTAATTTTTCCTTTTGGGGAAAGGTTTGATTGAATATCGATCATTGGGTTATCGCGATAACTTTTTTTTAGGAACTGACCGCTTTGGTAAGTCGTAGAGTGAGACAATTGTAAAAAAAGCTTCTTCTTTTCGCCAGTGATTGATGTCGCTGCGGCATGATTTACAAAAATCGTGGAAGAGTTGCTTGCCGTTCAACTCAACTTTGAAATCGCTCGATGGCTTGGTTGTCCAACACCGATTGCAGGTAATTTTTTTCATACTTGATTCAACTTGTCATGAAGAATGATGAATCGCTTGAAGGCCCTTCTTGGTTGCCAAAAAATAATATTGTGAGGCCAGTTTGTCAGAAACTAAAAGTCGGTTCACAATTTCTTGATAAAACGGAATTAAATCTGCCTCCCGTTCAATTCTTACATAATCTTCTTCAAATTCACTCCACTCTAATATATCAATCAATCGCTTGGTTAATAGGCTATTCAACGTTTGTGCAAGCAGTTCACGAGATAAATGACATTCATCCATTAAATCTGTAAAGGTTGCAACAAAATGGAGGTTATCTAATATTGTTTCTTCGGATTCACTCAGCATTTAAGTAAAGCGTTCAATTTGCATAACTAAAATAATGCATTCAAAAGAGTAAATGTTCTCAAGTCAAGTTTTGTATTTTGCAATCTTTCAATAAGGATTGACTTAATTTAGTGGCTGATTTATGATTGTTCGAATGGTTCGAATGACATTCAAACCGGAAGAAGTGTCGCGATTCTTGGCTCTTTATACAAGTATCGCTCCAAAAATTAAGGCTGTTGAGGGATGTCACTCCGTCGGTTTGTATCATGATGTAGATGCCGAATTTACATATGCTACCATTAGTGCGTGGGAGTCGAAAGAAGCTTTGGAATCCTATCGTCAGAGTGATTTTTTTAAGGAAACTTGGGCAAAGGTCAAAATGATGCAGAGCAGCAAAGCAGTCGCACACAGTTATGAAATTCATCCGCTACAAAATTCATGATATCAAACCAATCAGTCTTAAACTTTTCCCAAAAGCCTCTTCAAACTGGAATTGCCTTACAATTTATTACGGAGAGCTATAGGTCAAACTTTCCGCATCTTTCAAATCAAAAATATTACAATCACGCTGCCGTTTCACCGTTATCAAACCGAGTGGTTCAAGCGGTAAAATCTCAACTCCACGAGTGGAATAATGGCGATATCGAAAACTACCTAACCGATTTGATGCCGCTATCAAATGTATTGCGGAATCGCGTTGCAAGACTAATTGAGGCTAACTCGAGCAATGTGGCGTTTATTCCAAACACCAGTTATGGGTTGAATGTTTTAGCGCAAGGCTTAAAGTGGAATGCAGGTGATCGAATTCTTCTTTATGAACAAGACTTTCCTTCAAATATCTATCCATTTTTGAACTTGAAAGCGAAAGGAGTCGAAATCGACTTTATTCCATATACCGATGGAACGGTTTCACTTGAAGCGATTCAGCAGAGACTCACCCCAAAAACGAAACTCCTTTCTTTAAGCTATGTTCAATACATCACTGGGGCGAGAATCGATTTAAAGCAAGTTTCAGAAACATGTCATCGAAACGGGACTTTGTTTTCTGTGGATGCAATTCAAGCAATAGGGGCAATGCCTATCTCTTGTATTGAGAGTCAGATTGATTTTCTTGCGGCAGGGTGTCATAAATGGGGGATGTCACCGATGGGAACAGGATTTCTCTACATTTCTGATCAATTGCTTGAAAGGATAGAAACATCATTTTGGGGATGGTTGAGTGTTGAAGAACCGTGGGATTTGATGAACTTCAATCAATCTTTACGAAAGGAAGCCAAGCGGTTTGAATTGGGAACTTACAATTGGGCGGGGCTTGCCGGAATGAATGAAGCCTTCACCATTTTTGAGGAAATCGGGAAGTTCAATCTTGAACAAAAGCTGTTAGACCTTTCAGAAACACTCATCAATGAACTTGAAGACAAAGGGCTTCGATGTGTTTTAAAAAACGCGGTTAATCAGCGCTCGGGTATTGTATCAGTAAATGGTTTTGAAAATCCTGATCGTGTGGTTTCACAACTGTTGGAAAAAAAGATTGAGGTATCGGCTCGAGGAGGCGTTTTAAGAATTTCCCCGCATTTTTATAATTCACTTGATGAAATGAAAGAACTAGCTTTAGAAATTAAATCGGTAGTAAACCATTAAAATGACAATTAAAGAAGCGGTTGTTACGCTCCTCAATGGAGAAAATCTTTCAGCCTTGGATATTGAAGAAGTGGTGCTGCAAGTGATGCGAGGAGAGACATCGGATATCTTGATTTCCGCGTTTCTCGTTCTACTTCGCCAAAAGGGAGAAACAAGTGAAGAAATTATCGGCGCCGTGAAGGCGGTTCGAAGTCAGAGCACAAAAATTCAGCTAGATGAAAATTCTGTTGATACCTGCGGAACCGGAGGCGACGGTGCAGGTACTTTTAATATATCAACGGCTTCTGCGCTGATTGCCGCGGCTGCAGGAGTAAAGATAGCCAAGCACGGAAATCGATCTGCCTCTAGCCGATGTGGCAGTGCGGATGTTTTAGAATCTATTGGATTTAAGATTGACTTAGATAGTGACAAAACGAAAGCTCTTTTTGAACAAACGGGTTTTGCTTTTCTTTATGCGCCGGTTTATCATAAATCTATGAAAGCCGTTGCTCCTGTTCGAAAGGAATTGGGACTACGAACCATATTTAATGTGATCGGCCCTATGTGTAATCCGGCCGGGGTTTTAAGACAGGTCATCGGTGTCTATGATAAAGGTCTCACCGGAATCTTTGCGCAAGTGCTTCGTCAACTTGGGAGTGAACACTGTCTCATCATTCACGGTCTTACTGCTGAAGGGGTAACACTTGATGAACCAAGCATTTGCGGTGCAACAGTAATCTCAGAATTAAAGGGAGGATTGGTGACTAATTACACGGTCTTTCCGGAAGACTTTGGGCTCAAGCGATGGCAGCTTTCGGATATTGAAGGTGGGGATTTAAAACAAAATGCTCAAATTATTTGGCACCTCGCAGAGAATCAAGTTTCCGATGCCATTAAAGAAGCCGCGCTTCTTTCGGCAGGGATGTCGATTTACATTAGCGGAAAAACCGACTCCATTAAAGATGGTATTGATATTGCAAGAGATGTTATTGAAAGTGGAAAAATGAAAACATTTCTTAGGGAAACATTGGTAGCCACACAAAACCTTTCTTCATCGGTTCAAACATAATATCTGTAAATTTGTAGAGTTAATTTTGAAGTGATGAAGTGATATGGATAATTCATCGGTACATAAAACCGGTCTTTCACCCGAAACTGAGAAAATTTTGGGAACAAAATTTCATGAGGCTGGCATAAGCGAAAGCGAAAAGCAACGGGTATTAAAAGCGCTTGTAACAGTAAACCAATCAGGCTTTTATATTAAACCCTCAGCGATTTTGAGACTCATGAAACCGGTGACTTGGTTTCCACCAATGTGGGCATTTTTATGTGGCGCAATCTCTACGGGTGTTAGTCTTTTAGATTCTTGGCACATCGTGCTTGCAGGTCTGGTGCTCGCCGGTCCTTTAATGTGCGCGATGTCTCAAACAATGAACGATTACTTTGACCGAGAGGTCGATGCAATTAATGAACCTACACGGCCAATTCCTTCCGGCGAGATTTCAAAAACGGCAAGTTGGAGTATCACATTCTCTTTGATCATCATTGGTTTCTTTCTTGCATATTGGATTCACCCTTTTGTTTTAGTGGTCTCTTTTATTGGCGTTCTGATGTCTCATATTTACTCCGGCCCACCCCTTAGAGCGAAAAAGAATGGATGGTTTGGAAATCTTGTGGTAGGATTTGCGTATGAAGGTGTTGCTTGGCTTACTGGATCATTCTCACTTTCTCAAGGTGTGCCAAGCGGTGAAACCATTGCATTGGCCATAACTTTCTCTTTAGGCGCGCACGGAATAATGACGCTCAATGATTTCAAGTCAATTGTTGGAGATTCAATTCAAAATGTTCGTTCAATACCGGTTCAATTAGGGCCAAAAAGGGCTTCGCTATTAGCATGTGCCGTCATGAATATGGCTCAAACCTTTGCCATCGTCCTTTTGGCGTACAAAGGAGCTTACATCAGTGCGATTTTCGCCTCACTCTTTCTTTTGATTCAACAACCAATGCAGCAAATTTTAATTCGCAATCCAAAGGAAAAGGCGATTTGGTATAATTCTTTTGGAACCCTTCTTTATGTGTTGGTCATGATGATCTCGGCGTTTGGTATCAGACCTTGATTTATAAAGGCATCAGTTCTTAAAATATCAATCGGTTCAGTTTTTAGGCCGATTAATTCTGATCACGAAGATGAAAAAGTATTTATGTATTCACGGCCACTTTTATCAACCGCCGCGCGAGAACCCGTGGCTCGAAGAGATTGAAGCGCAAGAATCTGCTTATCCTTATCGTGATTGGAATGAACGAATCACGGCTGAATGTTATGCCCCCAACGGCGCATCACGAATTTTAGATCGTGATAAAATCATCGAGATTGTAAACAACTACTCGAAAATCAGTTTCAATTTTGGCCCTACCCTTCTTTCTTGGATGGAAAGGCGAACCCCAGAAACTTATGCAGCGATTTTAGAAGCAGACAAAGAAAGCTTAAAAAATTTCGGTGGGCACGGTTCTGCAATTGCACAAGTCTATAATCACTTGATTATGCCGCTTGCGACAAGAAAGGATAAAGAAATCCAAATTGTATGGGGTTTGAGAGACTTTGAATCTCGCTTTAAGCGAAAATCAGAAGGAATGTGGTTAGCCGAAACAGCGGTTGATATCGAGACTTTAGAACTGCTTGCTGAGCACGGGGTGAAATATACCATTCTTTCGCCAAGGCAGGCTCAGCGAATTCGAAAAATTGGCGATGAAAAATGGACTGATGTTTCAGGTGAAAGAATTGATCCAAAAATTCCTTACATCTGCAACTTACCTAATGGGAAAAGCATTTCACTTTTCTTTTATGATGGTCCTATTTCCCGTGCGGTTGCTTTTGATGGGCTTCTGAACAACGGCGAAAATTTGGCGCGAAGGTTGCTCAGTGCTTACACCGGAAGTGGAGATACACAGCTAGTTCATATTGCTACCGATGGAGAAACTTACGGGCATCATCATAAGCACGGTGATATGGCACTCGGGTATTGCCTTTATTATATCGAATCAAATGATCTAGCGAAGATTACAGTTTATGGTGAGTTTCTTGAAATTTACCCCCCCGCTTATGAAGTCATGATTATTGAACGAACATCGTGGAGCTGTTTTCACGGCATTGAGCGATGGCGGTCTAATTGCGGGTGTAATACCGGAACGGCTGCTTCGCAATCTTGGCGTGAACCACTTCGAGGTGCGCAAGATTGGCTTCGACTTCATCTTGAGCCGCTTTATGAAAAGGAAATCATAAAGTACTTCAAAGATGAATGGCAGGCGAAACTGGATTTCATTGCTGTGATTTTAGATCGGAGTCAGCAGTCCTTAAATCATTTTTTTGAAAAACATCAATTGCGCCCACTAACTGATGCCGAACGAATAAAAGTGTTGCAGCTTTTGGAAATGGAGCGTAACGCCCTCTTAATGTACACAAGTTGCGGTTGGTTTTTCGATGAAATATCCGGAATTGAAACCGTGCAGGTAATTCAATATGCGGCGCGCGCTATGCAGCTGGCAAAGGAGGTTGCGGGAGAAGATTATGAGGAAGAATATCTGCGAATTCTTAAACAAGCTAGAAGCAATGTCGCGGGGATTAAGAATGGCGGACGAGTTTATGAGTGGTATGTCAAACCGGCTTCTGTAGATACAAAAAGAGTTGCTGCACATTATGCGGTATCTTCATTATTCGAATCTTTCCCAAAGAAGGCAGATATCTATTCATTCAGTACCGAGCAATTGCAACATGAAGTTGTGCAAAATAAAGAGTGGAAATTGGTTTTTGGAAAAGTGTCGATTTTCTCGAAGATATCTTTCGAAAGCCACACCACTTTCTACGCTGTAAGTCATTTGGGTGGTCACGACCTCTCGGGGGGAATCAGCGAAGAGATGACCGATGAAGTTTTTGAAGAAGCAAAAAGAGAGATTAAAGTCGCTTTTGAAAAGGGAGATCAAAAACAAACCATCCATTTAATTTCAAAGTATTTTGGTTCAGCTGAATATTCATTTCATCATGTTTTTGCTGACGAAAACAGAAAGATATTCAAGCATGTTTTGCAAGGGGCACTAACTGAAATTGAAACAGCAATGCGAAAGACTTATGAAACGCAGCACTCACTGATTTCTGTCATGCGTGATACGCACACCCCGCTTCCAAAAGCACTTAAAACAGCAGCAGAGTTTACTCTCAATCACGACCTAAGGGAACTCATCGAAAGCGAAATGCCAGACCCTGAAAAGGTGAGTGAATTAATGGAGGAATTGAGAGAACTCTCACTCGAACTTGATCACGAAACCCTTTCTTATGTCTCAGTCAAAGTCGTCAATGATTTGATTGACCGTTTTTATAAGAACCCCGATGACCTTGACCTTCTAAAGAAATTGGATAAGCGCTTGGAGGCGATTGATAAACTTTATCTAAAGCTCGATCTTTGGCATGCCCAAAACACGCTCTTTGCCATATCGATTAAAAATTACGGTTCAAAGAGAGTGGCAGCAATGCAAGGTGATTCTACAGCAAAGCAGTGGATTCGATTTTTCCAAGGCATTTCAAATTATTTGAAGGTGGAAGTATAATGTATAAAGCAAGATTGATGGGTTTGCTTGGTTATCCACTCAAAGGCAAAGATATACGATGATTCAAAAATGCGAAGCGATCGTGCTGCGTTCTTTGGATTACCGCGATGAATCAAAAATTGTTACGCTTTACACCAAACAGTTTGGGATTCTTTCAGCAATTGCTAAAGGCGTTCGCAAGCCCGGTGCTAAAATGAGTTCTGTATTTGAACCCTCCTATTCTATTGATGCGATTCTTTACCGTAAAACAACACGCGATCTTCAACTTATATCCGATGCCACAGTTCGCGAGTCCTTTCCAGAAATCAGCCTAAGTCTCGAGCGTCTGAAGTATGTGATGCAGGTATTAGAAATTGTTCGACTTTCCATCACGGAAAGCGACCCTCAAATCAAAATATTCTTACTTCTAAAAGATTTTTTACGGGCGATTGCACAGGCAAAAAAAAATTATCAAAATTTCTTTTTTCTGTTTCAAATCAAGTTTATTTCTGAATTAGGTTTTAAGCCGGATTTTTCAAAAAGCGTTATTTCAGGGCTTGACTTAAAGGAGATTTTAGAAGCTGGAATTAAAAGCTATAAACTTCCGAAACTCGTAATGATTACAGGTTTAGGCGGAATCGCCTTAAAAGATGAAGCGAAAGCCAATGGTTTAAACGCAATGGAGATTTCTGTTCAGGCCTTCAAACTCTTTGATATACTCTCAAAAGAAAAATTCGATTCGCTTGAATCCATAATTATTCAACCAACAACGGCCGCCGAAATAGCTCGAATGTTAGATCAATATTATAGAACTCACCTGCAAGACTTACCACCTCTTCGATCAAAAGATGTCTTTGGGCAAATGAGCGATTTCATTTAGCCGGCAACAGTCTGGATCTCAGTCTTTAAGTGTATTTCTTCCAAAACGCCGCTGACCCTTAAACATTCTTCCAATTCGCCATCATACACCACAGAGCGACCTTTATTGTGAACTTCCCAAGTGTGTGCTTCTGCCTTACTTCGGCTGCAACGAACGGCTTTGATGATTTGATTGATAACTTCATCGAAGGTATGGAAGTTATCGTTATACAACACAACCATATATGGGTCGTCGAAAAGGGTATCAACATTCGATTCTTTTTCCAAAACATCGCCAAAGCGAGAGGGTTCTTGTACGGAATTTGAGAATGAAGAGAAGAATATCATGCCAAAGTGGAATGTGAAAATTTGTAAAAAGACGAACTTCGCCGTTAATGAAAAAAAGTTACTGAATGGAAAGTTTTACAGAAAGGGTAATGTAAAAATTCAAACGAAAATTACGGTTGAAAAGTTTACGGTCTTCTTAACTTGATGGGAAGCAATGCCTTAATAATTTTGAATAAAAAATTTTTTATGATTCAGATTTACGAGGGCGATTATATCTTCCTCAAGTTAACAAATTAAGAACAAGTGAATATTCTTTAAATCAATGAGTAAATTTTTCAGATTTTTGTTTTATGATTTTCAACTTATAAAATGAAAGAAGTATGAAACCAAGTGAAATGGCCGCAGCATTGGCGCTGATTGAGGGGATTCAGAGAAAGCCGGTTGGGATTAAGTTTATTCGAAAAGCCGATGAATTGCCTTCTGATATACCGGAGTTTGGCAAAGACGCGCAAGGCTCTGCAAAATCTATGTTATGCGCGATGTGGGGCGACGCATTTTCCGGAGCAGGGCCATTTTACACCGTCAAAAAACATCATATCTGTGGAGGAGGAGCCGTTGCCGCCGGCTTTGGTTCCCCGGTTCCCATTGAAGCTGCAGCGAAATTTATGGTTGGTGAAAAATTGGTTTTTGGAAATTTACCCGCTTTAAAGAAGGCGATGGATTCAACACTTCCGTTTGAGGATAATGAATTTGAAGCGCAAGTGATTTCTTCTTTAGAAGCAATCGATGACCTGTTTATCCCTGATATCGTTTTAGTCATTTGCAGTCCCGGGCAAGGTCAACACATTTTAAGAGCATACGGATTTGATTCTGGGCAGGTGATATACGGCATTGGCGGAACTTCAACATGCGAAATGGTCACATCGTATGTGATGCATACAGAGCGACCCACATTCACGCTTGGCGATTTGGGCGGAAATACGGGTATGAGTATCGGCGAGCATGAAGTCCTTTTAGCCTTCCCTTATCAAGATATGGTCATTGCTGTATCAAACTTGGAGCGGATTTGCCGAAATTCAACGATGTATAAACACTCGCTTTATCATGAGCTTCCACGAACGGTTTCATTAAAATAAAAATCACGGATTTTCAACTTGAATTGGATTCTGTTCGGCATCGTTACTTATGTGGCATTACAAATCGTAATTGGGTTTTGGGCTTCAAGAAGTATTTCAACAGAAGATGATTATCTCTTGGCAGGCCGAAAATTCGGATACGGGCTTTCCATTTTTTCAATTTTTGCAACTTGGTTTGGCGCAGAAACTTGCATCGGGTCATCCGGTCGAATATTTCAAGAAGGAATATTCGGCGGCTTAGCAGACCCGATTGGCTATGGCCTTTGCATTTTTTTTATGGGATTAGTCTTTGCTGTTCCACTTTGGAAAAAACAACTAACTACCCTCGTCGATCTTTTCCGTATTCGATTTTCAGAAAATACCGAGAGGCTTGCGGCCCTTTTAATGGCGCCAACGTCAATGCTTTGGGCTGCGGCACAAATACGAGCATTTGGACAAGTAATTGCATTTGTTTCGAATTTTAGTGTTGATATTGCTATTTCGTTTGCCGCGATAGTGGTGATAATCTACACCGTTTCAGGTGGGTTAATGGCAGATGCTGTGACGGATATTATTCAAGGCGGGATGTTAATTCTTGGGCTAATAATTATTTTTGTTGCTCTTGTTATGAATTCTCAATTACAATCAGGATTCTCTCAAATTCATCCGGAAAAATTTCTTCTTGTTTCTGAAAAGCATTCTACAATGGATTTGCTTGAAGCTTTAGCCATTCCACTTGTTGGCTCAATGGTGGTTCAAGAACTTGTTGCTCGAACATTAGCAGCTAAAAGCCCTCGTGTTGCGAAAAATTCAGCACTCATTGCCTCGGGAGTTTATTTTCTTGTTGGACTTATTCCTGCGATTATTGGTTTGATTGGTTTTTCTTTAGTTCCAGAAGGAACGGAACCTGAACAAGTCCTTTCAACGGTAGCGAAAAGCGTATTAAGCCCTTTGTTATTTATTCTTTTTACGGGTGCGCTTGTCTCGGCAATTCTTTCAACAGTCGATAGTGCACTGTTGGCTTCAGGTGCAATTCTCTCGCACAATTTGGTCTTAAGAGTTTTTCCACACAAAAGCGAGGAGCTGAAGCTTCGTTGGACTAGAATGCTTGTGATTTTATCTGGAGTTATCGCTTATTTACTTGCACTAACAGGAGGAAGTGTCTATGAATTGGCGGAGAGCACTTCGGGTTTTTCAAGCGCGGGAATTTTTACAATCACTGTGTTTGGTCTTTTCTCAGCCTTTGGTTCCGAAAGAGCGGCAATCACTTCACTCATTGTTGGAACGCTTCTCTGGCTTGTTGGAT
Protein-coding regions in this window:
- a CDS encoding sodium:solute symporter family protein yields the protein MNWILFGIVTYVALQIVIGFWASRSISTEDDYLLAGRKFGYGLSIFSIFATWFGAETCIGSSGRIFQEGIFGGLADPIGYGLCIFFMGLVFAVPLWKKQLTTLVDLFRIRFSENTERLAALLMAPTSMLWAAAQIRAFGQVIAFVSNFSVDIAISFAAIVVIIYTVSGGLMADAVTDIIQGGMLILGLIIIFVALVMNSQLQSGFSQIHPEKFLLVSEKHSTMDLLEALAIPLVGSMVVQELVARTLAAKSPRVAKNSALIASGVYFLVGLIPAIIGLIGFSLVPEGTEPEQVLSTVAKSVLSPLLFILFTGALVSAILSTVDSALLASGAILSHNLVLRVFPHKSEELKLRWTRMLVILSGVIAYLLALTGGSVYELAESTSGFSSAGIFTITVFGLFSAFGSERAAITSLIVGTLLWLVGSSSLGWSYPYLISLLGAVVSYLLIGWLEKNGSTSLRRYKR
- the recO gene encoding DNA repair protein RecO, encoding MIQKCEAIVLRSLDYRDESKIVTLYTKQFGILSAIAKGVRKPGAKMSSVFEPSYSIDAILYRKTTRDLQLISDATVRESFPEISLSLERLKYVMQVLEIVRLSITESDPQIKIFLLLKDFLRAIAQAKKNYQNFFFLFQIKFISELGFKPDFSKSVISGLDLKEILEAGIKSYKLPKLVMITGLGGIALKDEAKANGLNAMEISVQAFKLFDILSKEKFDSLESIIIQPTTAAEIARMLDQYYRTHLQDLPPLRSKDVFGQMSDFI
- a CDS encoding DUF169 domain-containing protein; translated protein: MKPSEMAAALALIEGIQRKPVGIKFIRKADELPSDIPEFGKDAQGSAKSMLCAMWGDAFSGAGPFYTVKKHHICGGGAVAAGFGSPVPIEAAAKFMVGEKLVFGNLPALKKAMDSTLPFEDNEFEAQVISSLEAIDDLFIPDIVLVICSPGQGQHILRAYGFDSGQVIYGIGGTSTCEMVTSYVMHTERPTFTLGDLGGNTGMSIGEHEVLLAFPYQDMVIAVSNLERICRNSTMYKHSLYHELPRTVSLK
- a CDS encoding aminotransferase class V-fold PLP-dependent enzyme: MISNQSVLNFSQKPLQTGIALQFITESYRSNFPHLSNQKYYNHAAVSPLSNRVVQAVKSQLHEWNNGDIENYLTDLMPLSNVLRNRVARLIEANSSNVAFIPNTSYGLNVLAQGLKWNAGDRILLYEQDFPSNIYPFLNLKAKGVEIDFIPYTDGTVSLEAIQQRLTPKTKLLSLSYVQYITGARIDLKQVSETCHRNGTLFSVDAIQAIGAMPISCIESQIDFLAAGCHKWGMSPMGTGFLYISDQLLERIETSFWGWLSVEEPWDLMNFNQSLRKEAKRFELGTYNWAGLAGMNEAFTIFEEIGKFNLEQKLLDLSETLINELEDKGLRCVLKNAVNQRSGIVSVNGFENPDRVVSQLLEKKIEVSARGGVLRISPHFYNSLDEMKELALEIKSVVNH
- the trpD gene encoding anthranilate phosphoribosyltransferase, which translates into the protein MTIKEAVVTLLNGENLSALDIEEVVLQVMRGETSDILISAFLVLLRQKGETSEEIIGAVKAVRSQSTKIQLDENSVDTCGTGGDGAGTFNISTASALIAAAAGVKIAKHGNRSASSRCGSADVLESIGFKIDLDSDKTKALFEQTGFAFLYAPVYHKSMKAVAPVRKELGLRTIFNVIGPMCNPAGVLRQVIGVYDKGLTGIFAQVLRQLGSEHCLIIHGLTAEGVTLDEPSICGATVISELKGGLVTNYTVFPEDFGLKRWQLSDIEGGDLKQNAQIIWHLAENQVSDAIKEAALLSAGMSIYISGKTDSIKDGIDIARDVIESGKMKTFLRETLVATQNLSSSVQT
- a CDS encoding ATP-dependent Clp protease adaptor ClpS — encoded protein: MIFFSSFSNSVQEPSRFGDVLEKESNVDTLFDDPYMVVLYNDNFHTFDEVINQIIKAVRCSRSKAEAHTWEVHNKGRSVVYDGELEECLRVSGVLEEIHLKTEIQTVAG
- a CDS encoding antibiotic biosynthesis monooxygenase family protein → MIVRMVRMTFKPEEVSRFLALYTSIAPKIKAVEGCHSVGLYHDVDAEFTYATISAWESKEALESYRQSDFFKETWAKVKMMQSSKAVAHSYEIHPLQNS
- a CDS encoding DUF3536 domain-containing protein produces the protein MKKYLCIHGHFYQPPRENPWLEEIEAQESAYPYRDWNERITAECYAPNGASRILDRDKIIEIVNNYSKISFNFGPTLLSWMERRTPETYAAILEADKESLKNFGGHGSAIAQVYNHLIMPLATRKDKEIQIVWGLRDFESRFKRKSEGMWLAETAVDIETLELLAEHGVKYTILSPRQAQRIRKIGDEKWTDVSGERIDPKIPYICNLPNGKSISLFFYDGPISRAVAFDGLLNNGENLARRLLSAYTGSGDTQLVHIATDGETYGHHHKHGDMALGYCLYYIESNDLAKITVYGEFLEIYPPAYEVMIIERTSWSCFHGIERWRSNCGCNTGTAASQSWREPLRGAQDWLRLHLEPLYEKEIIKYFKDEWQAKLDFIAVILDRSQQSLNHFFEKHQLRPLTDAERIKVLQLLEMERNALLMYTSCGWFFDEISGIETVQVIQYAARAMQLAKEVAGEDYEEEYLRILKQARSNVAGIKNGGRVYEWYVKPASVDTKRVAAHYAVSSLFESFPKKADIYSFSTEQLQHEVVQNKEWKLVFGKVSIFSKISFESHTTFYAVSHLGGHDLSGGISEEMTDEVFEEAKREIKVAFEKGDQKQTIHLISKYFGSAEYSFHHVFADENRKIFKHVLQGALTEIETAMRKTYETQHSLISVMRDTHTPLPKALKTAAEFTLNHDLRELIESEMPDPEKVSELMEELRELSLELDHETLSYVSVKVVNDLIDRFYKNPDDLDLLKKLDKRLEAIDKLYLKLDLWHAQNTLFAISIKNYGSKRVAAMQGDSTAKQWIRFFQGISNYLKVEV
- the chlG gene encoding chlorophyll synthase ChlG, yielding MDNSSVHKTGLSPETEKILGTKFHEAGISESEKQRVLKALVTVNQSGFYIKPSAILRLMKPVTWFPPMWAFLCGAISTGVSLLDSWHIVLAGLVLAGPLMCAMSQTMNDYFDREVDAINEPTRPIPSGEISKTASWSITFSLIIIGFFLAYWIHPFVLVVSFIGVLMSHIYSGPPLRAKKNGWFGNLVVGFAYEGVAWLTGSFSLSQGVPSGETIALAITFSLGAHGIMTLNDFKSIVGDSIQNVRSIPVQLGPKRASLLACAVMNMAQTFAIVLLAYKGAYISAIFASLFLLIQQPMQQILIRNPKEKAIWYNSFGTLLYVLVMMISAFGIRP